Proteins encoded together in one Impatiens glandulifera chromosome 1, dImpGla2.1, whole genome shotgun sequence window:
- the LOC124923835 gene encoding subtilisin-like protease SBT4.6 translates to MEGIVSVFESRKLQVQTTRSWDYMGLTLKIPRSPTIESDIIIGHIDTGVLPELKSLSDHNLRRIPKKWRGVCHGGQNFTCNKKLIGARYYAGQSARDIDGHGSQTASVVAGRVVNNANFVGIANGTARGGVPSARIATYTVCDEYCYDRDAMAAFDDAIADGVDIITISIAYSVPVKISENVVAIGSFHAMQKDILTVQGAGNSGINILKTVSSNAPWLFTVAASSIDRKIINKLVLGNGRTFISNALSPFGTGTHNKRLCIYGCIDPDLVKGKIIVCDVNLDKSDVVYAAMVANASGVILRINTSSNDGSSFTPFPTAALNDPDFHYIESYLKSRKKTKAHILKSETIKFHAPIVASFSCKGPNIILPQILKPDITAPGVDILSECPIDIILDKLPGKYTIASGTSISGPHVAGAVAFVKSKHPNWSASAIKSSLMTTAWTMNKKYNVDAELGYGAGHIDPVKAVYPGLVYETFTDDYTNMFCSLGLEGEKLIKMLGAKHKCPKGIRVFTKDLNYPTMSAPVYSNSNLSFKIQFTRIVTNIGHANSTYHAQISTEDNNIYINVEPSVISFVKLNQRKRVRSPILLYRASII, encoded by the exons ATGGAAGGAATTGTCTCTGTTTTTGAAAGTCGTAAACTTCAAGTTCAAACGACAAGATCTTGGGACTACATGGGCTTAACCTTGAAGATTCCAAGAAGTCCTACCATTGAGAGTGATATAATTATTGGTCATATTGACACGGGTGTATTACCTGAATTAAAGAGTTTATCTGACCACAATTTACGCCGTATTCCAAAAAAATGGAGAGGTGTTTGTCATGGCGGACAAAATTTCACATGCAACAA GAAGTTAATTGGAGCTAGGTATTATGCCGGACAGTCAGCAAGGGACATAGATGGTCACGGGAGCCAGACTGCCTCTGTGGTGGCCGGAAGGGTTGTGAATAATGCTAATTTTGTTGGCATAGCAAATGGTACTGCTAGAGGAGGTGTTCCATCTGCAAGGATAGCAACATATACAGTATGTGATGAATATTGTTATGATAGAGACGCTATGGCCGCTTTTGATGATGCAATTGCTGACGGTGTTGACATTATCACAATCTCAATTGCATATTCTGTCCCAGTTAAGATTAGTGAAAATGTAGTTGCAATCGGCTCTTTTCATGCAATGCAGAAAGACATTTTAACTGTACAAGGTGCAGGAAATTCTGGTATTAACATCTTAAAAACTGTTTCAAGCAATGCACCATGGTTGTTTACTGTGGCTGCGAGTAGCATCGAcagaaaaattatcaataagCTTGTTCTTGGAAATGGTCGAACATTCATT AGCAATGCATTGAGTCCTTTTGGAACAGGAACACACAACAAGAG GCTATGTATCTATGGTTGCATTGATCCAGACTTAGTCAAGGGGAAGATTATAGTATGTGATGTGAATCTCGATAAGTCGGATGTTGTATATGCAGCTATGGTTGCCAATGCAAGTGGGGTTATTCTTCGAATAAATACAAGTTCAAACGATGGTTCTTCATTCACACCTTTTCCCACTGCAGCTTTGAATGATCCTGATTTTCATTATATCGAGTCTTACCTGAAATCCAGGAAAAAAACAAAGGCACACATACTAAAGAGTGAGACTATTAAGTTTCATGCTCCCATAGTTGCTTCTTTCTCTTGTAAAGGGCCTAACATTATTTTACCACAAATTTTAAAG cCTGATATAACTGCACCGGGCGTAGATATTTTATCAGAATGTCCAATTGACATTATTCTTGACAAACTTCCTGGTAAGTACACTATTGCAAGTGGAACATCCATTTCAGGTCCCCATGTTGCTGGCGCGGTTGCTTTTGTGAAATCAAAGCATCCTAATTGGTCAGCTTCAGCTATCAAATCCTCTCTTATGACTACCG CTTGGACcatgaataaaaaatacaatgtAGATGCTGAACTTGGATATGGAGCCGGACACATTGATCCTGTGAAGGCAGTATATCCTGGGCTCGTATATGAGACATTTACAGACGATTATACCAATATGTTTTGTAGTCTTGGTTTAGAAGGAGAAAAGTTGATAAAGATGTTAGGAGCCAAACATAAATGTCCTAAGGGGATAAGAGTGTTTACAAAGGATCTCAACTACCCAACTATGAGCGCCCCAGTGTATAGTAATAGTAATTTGTctttcaaaattcaatttacAAGAATTGTGACAAATATTGGACATGCTAACTCTACGTATCACGCACAAATTAGTACTGAAGATAATAACATCTATATCAACGTGGAACCAAGTGTAATCTCTTTTGTTAAACTGAATCAGAGAAAAAG GGTTAGAAGTCCTATTCTATTGTATCGTGCATCTATCATTTGA